Proteins from one Bactrocera neohumeralis isolate Rockhampton chromosome 3, APGP_CSIRO_Bneo_wtdbg2-racon-allhic-juicebox.fasta_v2, whole genome shotgun sequence genomic window:
- the LOC126752231 gene encoding odorant receptor 33b-like, producing the protein MLPQINTKAIFVRLFFTWRLLGITGWPFNRYLRIVYDLWVNLVVTFGFTGHVILGFFLSTNKDEFFNSLVISVACINSVMKHYILRYFKQEIWDLNEIISQLDDRVRIKEDYDYYKRYIERPCKFMMRFFFSSYSAVSLTALMNGLATGDLLYPGYLPLPWRTSGSAYAACVIYQFYGVSMEIVKNLGNDLYGPLIYCLLSGHVHLLANRVSRVAHNNPENVENNYRELCECIEDHKMLMNIKTKVERINSGVCMVQFFGVGVSLCIGLIYLLFFADNLFAYIYYSVHSMAIMTELFPCCYFGNMLECEYYDLSYAIFRSNWTTQPRAFRRNVVNFTELTLKEVNMYAGGMFRINLDTFFATCKMGYSFFTVVQSMK; encoded by the exons ATGCTGCCGCAAATTAATACGAAGGCGATTTTTGTCCGACTCTTCTTCACTTGGCGTCTACTCGGTATCACTGGTTGGCCGTTTAACAGATATCTGCGCATCGTCTATGACCTTTGGGTGAACCTCGTTGTCACTTTTGGCTTTACGGGCCATGTGATATTGGGATTCTTCTTAAGCACCAATAAGGATGAATTCTTCAACAGCCTGGTCATCAGTGTGGCATGCATTAATAGCGTCATGAAACATTACATTCTACGCTATTTTAAGCAAGAAATATGGGATCTGAATGAAATCATTTCACAGCTCGACGATCGCGTCCGCATCAAGGAAGATTACGATTACTACAAGCGTTATATAGAGCGACCCTGCAAATTTATGATGCGTTTCTTCTTTAGCTCCTACTCTGCGGTTAGCTTAACAGCTTTAATGAATGGCTTAGCCACCGGAGATCTGCTCTATCCTGGCTATTTGCCACTACCATGGCGCACGTCGGGTTCAGCATATGCAGCTTGTGTCATCTACCAGTTCTATGGCGTCTCCATGGAAATTGTGAAGAATTTAGGAAACGATTTATATGGACCGCTGATATATTGTTTGCTTTCCGGGCATGTGCATTTATTGGCAAATCGGGTTTCACGCGTTGCTCACAATAATCCGGAGAATGTGGAGAACAACTATAGAGAATTATGCGAGTGCATTGAAGATCACAAAATGTTGATGAA CATCAAAACCAAAGTGGAGCGCATCAACTCGGGCGTTTGTATGGTACAATTTTTTGGCGTTGGCGTCAGCCTCTGCATTGGTCTCATTTATTTGCTGTTCTTCGCCGATAACTTGTTCGCCTACATTTACTACTCGGTTCATTCAATGGCCATCATGACCGAGCTATTCCCGTGTTGCTACTTCGGCAACATGTTGGAGTGTGAATATTACGATTTATCTTATGCAATTTTCAGGAGCAACTGGACGACGCAGCCACGTGCATTCAGACGCAATGTAGTGAATTTCACAGAGCTGACACTGAAGGAGGTCAACATGTATGCCGGCGGCATGTTTCGTATAAATCTCGACACATTCTTCGCTACATGCAAGATGGGATACTCTTTCTTCACCGTTGTACAGAGCATGAAGTGA